The sequence below is a genomic window from Paenibacillus sp. DCT19.
CAGTTTATTTAACGTGGGGAAGTCGGATGGATTTCATGCTCATGCTCAGTATGAGATTTATTATTTTCATGATGGGGAGTGTACGTATATCATTGGAGACCGTGTCTATGTGCTAGCACCGGGAGACTTAGTGCTGATGCATGGCATGACGCTTCACAGACCCCATCCCATTGTAGGCAAACGTTATGAGCGAACGACACTTCACTTTGATCCTTCAGCAGTTCGCAGCCATTTACATCCGGATCGAATGGATGAAGTGCTCCAGCCTTTTGAAGAATTAGGGAATTGCCGAATTAATCTAAAAGGAGAAGTGCGAGCAGAGTTTGAACAATTGTTATTGCAGCTTCATCAGCTTTCATTGCACACAGGCTCCTTTGTACAGGAACGGTTGAACGTTCGATTGTGTGAACTTTTATATGTTATTGCTGGTATCTGTCAGGGCAACCTAGAAGAGCATCGCCCTTCTTCGGATAAAGAACGACATGTTCAACACATCATTCGATATGTAGACATGCATTATATGCATGATATTAGTCTGGATGATCTGGCGAATGAGCTTCATCTATCGAAGCCTTATATGGCGGGTTTGTTCAAAGAAACGACAGGCAGTACGATCTTTAAATATCTATACGACCGGCGAATCAATCAGGCCAAGGTGTTATTTCAGTTTCAACCTGGTATTAGTGTAACCGAAGCTGCACGTCTGTCAGGATTCAAGCGTTTGTCTCATTTTAGTCGCATTTTCAAACAAAGTGTCGGTTGCGGTCCAGATCTGTACCGGACTCGTTTACACCAGTGACATAGTTAAGGTCGGTCAGCGTATGCTGGTCGGCCTTTTTGTTGTATATGATGATCGAAATTGAGCAGCAAATACGCCATTCCTTTTGTTTAGAAGACAAGCAGAAAAGGTAAAGAAAGGGTAAAGAGAAGATCAGCATCTTAATTCGAAGGAGGCGTTAAGAATGGAAAATAACAAATTAGGCGATACTACATCATCGAAACAGAAATATAATCACGATCACCCCGAGCAGTACCCCACGGAGAAGGAAAGTTTGTTCGATAAATATGAAGAGGAACAGACGGTAGATCCGATTCCGATGGAGGATTTGAATATGGAGAAACAAGAAGAGAAACGCAAAGACGAGACAAAGAGTAATTCGTCCACAGAAGAGAAGTACCGCGCTGATTATCGGAAATCGTAAATATTCGATGAATGTCTGAGCTCTGAAAGTATGCACTTCATTGTAAAAAGGGATCACAAAGTTTGTATATTTAGTGAAAATAAATTAGTTTATTGACTAATGTTTGTTACTATATTATAGTTACTAATGTTAGTAAGATGAATGAAAAATTTAGGAGGCGAATATGTAATGTCTACAACTTTCTTTGACGCGTTGAAAAACAGAAGATCTTATTATGGAATCAGTAAAGAATCCACTATCTCGGATGCCAAAATCCAAGAGATCGTAGAAGAAGCGGTGAAATACACGCCAACTTCATTCAATTCACAAACATCCCGCGCAGTCGTATTGCTGGGCGAGCAACATGATAAATTGTGGAATCACACAGAAGAAATTTTGCGTGAGGTTGTAGGTAACGAAGAAGCATTCAAATCTACAGCTGAGAAAATGGCAGGATTCCGTAGCGGTTATGGTACGGTTCTGTTCTTCGAAGACAACAACGTAATTGCACAACTCCAACAGAACTTTGCAGCTTATGCGGATAATTTCCCAATCTGGGCTAACCAATCCAATGGTATGTTGCAACTGGTAATCTGGACAGCACTGGAACAAGAAGGGTTGGGCGCTTCCCTGCAACACTACAATCCACTGATCGATGAGAAAGTTAAACAAGAGTGGAACATTCCAGAGAACTGGAGATTGATCGCTCAGATGCCATTTGGTAAACCAACAGCTACACCAGGTGAGAAAGAATTCCAACCGATTGAAGAGCGTGTAAAAGTACACAAATAAGCTACATTGCTTAACTGCTTCATATACAAATTTCCAACATTTAACCACATACGGCCTCGCTTCAATTTGGTACGATGATTTATGTTCGTACTCCAATGAAGTGAGGCTTTTTAATGTGATAAATGAAAGAAAGAAACGTATCTATATGCGGGCTTTAAAACTGGTATTGAGTGGCGTAGTTCTTCTTGGATCAATGATGAGTTACAACAACAACAAGGCTCAAGCAGCAGGTGCTACGCAACAATTTCAAGATATCAGTAATAGTTATGCACGTATTGCTATTATGAATCTAGTAAATAAGGGCATTGCTGCGGGGACCACCGACCATACATTTGAGCCTAAGAAAGCAGTGACCCGAGCTGAGTTTGCCACTTTTGCGGTTAGAGTACTGGGACTTAAGCCGGTGAAAAACAATCTGAGTCCCTATCAGGATACGAGTTCAACTGCATGGTATTACGGCAATATCTCTGCGATGACAAACCTTAATATTATGGAAGGAAAGGGTCAAGGGATATTCCAACCTAATGCCAACATTACGAGAGAGGAAGCAGCAACACTGCTGGTGAGAATGCTGAAACAGCAGACAGGCTCTACCGGACTACTTCCTTATACTTATGCAGATGCATCCCTTATATCAGGTTGGGCCAAACCTTATGTTCAGGTGGTCTATCAATTAGGCTTAATGCGAGGCAGTGATGGATATTTCCGACCACAGGATCAGGTGACAAGAGAAGAGGCGGCGGTTATGCTTCATGCGATATTGCAGAATAAAGCATGGTCTGAGCAGCTGCAAACACCAGATCAATTGGGGATTCAGCTTGGTTGGCAATATGATTCAACGACAGCAGAATTTAAGCAACAGGTGCAACAATCGGAAGTGAACACACTCGTGCCCAGGTGGTTTTTCCTGAATAGTAGCATGCAGGTGACAGACCATACGGATTCCACGCTATTAACGTGGGCAAGGTCTACGGGGAGGGAGGTGTGGCCTCTTCTTGGGAACCGTTCCAATCCGACACTTACCCATCAGATGTTATCTAGTGCTACGAATCGTGCCAATGTGATATCTCAGGTGGTTGCTTATGTGATAAAATATGATTTACATGGCATTAATGTAGATTTTGAGAATGTACAGCCTGCTGATCGAGAGGGGTTGACTACATTTGTCACATCCCTGGCGACATCTCTACACGCGATAGGCGCTGTTATATCTGTGGATGTGTCACCTAACCTTGGAACGGATTGGACGGCAGCTTTTGATTACGCTAGGTTAGGAGCAGTATCCGATTATATGGTATTGATGGGATATGAGGAGCATTGGAATGGTGACCCCATTGCGGGTTCGGTTGCCTCCCTTCCGTGGGTAGAACAGGGACTGGATACCATGCTTGCTGACGTTACACGCTCCAAAGTAATATTGGCGCTGCCACTCTATACACGGGATTGGTCATCACAGAACACAGCTACAAGTTCATGGGATATAACGCTTGGTGAGCAGGGAATGCGAGCCAAGGCTCAAGGTTCTGTGAGACAATGGAATGCAAGTTTGGCACAGTATGTCATTGGTTATTCAGGTAGCGGTATTCCACGATATATCTGGGCAGAAGATAGCCGTTCGTTGACTGCCAAAGTGAGGATGAGTACAGAAAGGAAAATTGCTGGTTTAGCGTACTGGTATATGGGCGGAGAAACCTCGGATGTGTGGAACGCCATTTCGAATGCTGATCGCTTTGAATCATATGTGTTTTCATATTAAATATAGCTACAACCCAAATAAACCGAGTTGCTCGCGGATGGTTTGGGTTGTTTGCTTTGGATCAAACTATAGGTAGACGTTTGAGTTAGTGTAGTTGGTTTAATGAATATAAGGGTTTTATGAAACTACACATAGAAGAAAAGAAGATGATAGCATTGGAGGAGAGAGAGCATGCAGAATTATGATTGCATTATTGTAGGCGGAGGAATCGCAGGGCTTCAGGCAGCTATTCAGCTGGGACGTTATAGCTCACATCATGTGCTTGTAATTGATGCGGGAGAAGGACGATCCACCCTGTGCCGAACCTATCATAATATTCTTGGTTATCCTGACGGCGTTTCCGGAGAAGAGTTACGCGCCAAAGGCAGAATGCAGGCAGAACGAACCGGAGTTGATTTTCAAAAGGGTCGTGTAATTGAAGCTCAGCGAAAAGGGGAACGTATTCAGCTTACCTGTGATAATGGGTTAACTTTTGAAGCGAGTACCGTTCTTCTGGCTACTGGACTTTCTGATCGTATTCCCGATATCCAGGGATTAAACCCTACTCTCGGCAAGACGGTGTATGTATGCCCGGATTGTGACGGCTATGAGATACAAGACCGTAAGACCGTTTTGTTAGGTTCTGGCGAGGCTGGTGCGAATATGGCGTTGGTACTCATTGAGCGAACCAATGATCTGTTATATGTGAATCATGAACATAAGCAGATCTCCGCTGAGCTTCATCGTCGGATGAAGGAAGAAGGGGTTCGTTACCTTGAAGCTACTGTGCAGGAAGTGCAGCAATCCGAAGAGGGTTATATTACAGGAATTCTAACCGAAGATGGTCAGATGTTTGAATCTGAGCGGGGTTTTATCGCTTTTGGAGGCAACCGGGTACACTATGAGTTGGCGGAGCAATTGGGTGCTGAGATTGCTGACAATAGACATGTGAGAGCTGATCCACGCACAATGCAAGCAGCTCCAAATGTATGGATTGCGGGTGATCTTGGTGTGCATGCCGAACAAGCGACAGTTGCTATGGGAGAAGGAGCGATTGCAGCTATCTGGATTCACAAGGAATTGCAGCGTATTGCTAAGGAAACAAAGGTAAGCCAGCTCTAACCGATGAAAATCATCAGTGACCTATCTCGCATAAAATAAAGAAGAAGAAAAGTCCTTGTACCCTTGTTCGGGTAGAAGGACTTTTTCTTTCTGTAGTACGTGTTATGATTTGTTCTTATCATTTTGATCATTTTTGGTGTTTTTGTTTGGGTGAGCTATATTATCCACGATATCTCCTAAAGCATCCTCAATCATGTCTGTTGGACCTGGATTGTCTTGGTCTGGATGTAAGATGGCGTTTACACCAGGTTTCAGATTTTCATTTCTTTTATCTTTTTTTGATTCGCTCATAAGTTGTTCCTCCTTCTGATATAAAGTACGAGGTATACCTAACATCTGCAATTGTTGTAATCTATATGTAAACGATTAACCAATTCGTTTCATTTGAAACGTGGTAAATGGAGGGATCAGGTACAAGTGGTCAAAAAAGGTGCGATACTCCTATTACTGGCGATGCTATGTATTTGGTCTTACTGGAGAACGAGTGGAAGTGATCAAGATCCTTATCTGATCACAGACTATAGTCGTTTGCATCCCGTAAAGGTGGAGCGAATTGTATCAGGAGAAGAGGAGCAGCAGCTGGTTAAGCTGCTACAGGAAGCCAAGAAACATAATATGACCGTATCGATTGCTGGACAACGACATAGTCAGGGAGGCCATACATACTACAAAGACGGAATTGTAATTGATATGACATCGTACAACCGGATACTTGAGATTCGGCCTGAAGCGAAGAAAATGACAGTACAGGCGGGAGCTACCTGGGCAGATGTACAACGTGCCATTAATCCCTATGGACTATCTGTGAAAAGTATGCAGTCCCAGAACATCTTTACGGTTGGTGGTTCAATAAGTGTAAATGCGCATGGACGTGAACTCCGTAATGGAACGTTAATGGAGAGTGTTGAATCCTTTCGGTTGTTAACAGCAGAGGGCGAGATTAGAGAAGTCAGTCGTACGAATGATGCAGAACTTTTCTCTTTGGCATTAGGTGGATATGGGTTATTTGGTGTAATTCTAGACGTCACGTTAACGTTAACTGATGATGAATTGTATCGATTGACCACAGATCAGGTTCTCGTTAAAGATTATCCGGCGTATTTCCGTAAAGACATCTTAGGCGATTCAAGTATGCGGATGCATCTGTCACGCATTTCGTTGATACCGGGTGAGGGCTATTTTCAGGATATGTATGCAATCAATTACGCTTTAGATTCTGAAGGTGATTTGAGTGATTACAATCATCTTGCGGTGCGAGAGCAGGGTGTGCTACCAGCCAAAATCCTGTTTAATCTGAATCGAGAATTTCCGTGGGCTAAGGACTGGTTCTGGCAACTGCAACAACGTTATTTTGAGTCTCAGGATGGTCAGCGAATCAGCCGTAATAATGCCATGGCATCTCCGTCCGCATTTATGGAGTATCATCAGCCTGGAAGCAATGACCTGCTCCAAGAATATTTTATCCCGATGGATGAATTTCCAGCTTTGTGCAAGAGATGGGGAAGATTGTATCTGAACAGGAACTGGATTTGCTCAATATAACGGTACGTTATGTGAAACAGGATGAAGAAGCTATGCTCTCATATGCAACACAGGACATGTTTGGGCTTGTCTGTCTTTTTCACGCTTCTTTATCGGAGGAAGAGCAAGCTACATTCAAATCTGGCCTTCAGCAGATCATAGATACAGCTATTGCACACAACGGTACGTATTATTTGCCGTATGAGGCTTATGCGACTTCAGAACAATTCGAGCAAGCATATCAGCATAAGCAGGCTTTTTTTGCGGCCAAAGAACGATATGATCCTGAACACCGGTTTATGAATTATTTTATGGAGCAGTATGGGGGAAACATGAATGAGTATTCAATGGCTTGTCCGCTCACAGAGCATCGTCACCCTGGCATCAGGAATGATCTATCCATATTATTTGCTTTTTCTCAAAAATTTAGGAAATAGCTTCTCGAAATACGGTCTAGCCTTTGCCGTCTTTACGATCAGTTCCGCAGCTGCTTCCCAATGGCTCGCACCTCGTTTGGATCAACATGCGAAGCAATGGCTTATCGTTAGCTCACTAGGTATGGCAGTTGCCATGATTGCGTTTCCTTGGGTCTTGTCGTACACGTGGGTACTGATACTACAGATCATGATGGGATTATGTAATGCGATGCAGCGTATGAGTGAGCGAACATTACTGGCGGATTATACCTTACCGGGTCAGCGTGGACACGCGATGGGGAATTATCATTTTTGGACGTCGGCGGCCTCAGGTTTTGCTGTTATATTGGGAGGAATTCTAATTGATTGGCTCACGATTGATGTGTTATTTTATCTGAGCGCTGCGTTATATGTAGGTGGGGCATGGGCAGTGTGGAGATCGGTATCGTCAGTGGAAACAAAGTGATGGTAAAAAGTAGCGTATAGAACTGGCTGATTAATCCTTGAGCAGAGGTTTATATTATAAGTAGCTATATTAATCACGCTTAAGGAGGAATTCCGAATGACTGAAAACAACCATGTTATTCATAAAGATGGGCAGGTCGCTACAGAACAAGTAGAAGGTGCAATCAACAAAATTCCTTCCGAACAGAGGGATAACATTTTAGAAAATTTTGATGCCTTTAAAGAATATCTTGGAAAACGGATTGCCGTAGGGGAGTCCATTGGACTGGGTGAAGAACAAATGGCCAAAATAGCTGAGAAAGTAGCCGATTATCTGGCTGCGAAGGAAGAGCCCCGGAACCGGGAAGAGAAACTGCTTCAGGAGCTATGGAATGTGGGCAAGGAAGAAGAACGTCATATGCTTGCTCATATGCTCGTCCGGTTAGCACAGCGAGCACATTAGTCGAGAGATATAGAGAGGCCTTGGATGTGAACATCCAAGGTTTTTTATTTTTATGCTGTCTTCTTTATCGCAGTCCCATGTAATGTGGTATTTTATCGTGTTAGCGAAAGTAGTGGTGACGTTGATTGTAACTATTTTTCATCTGGCTGATACTTTTGCAATAACGACTTCACGTATGATATAGGGAGTAAGAAATAACGGATTTTCACATGTAGCGTTTGAGATGGAAGGCTTACGGTTAAGAAATAGTAACGTTCATATAAGGAGAGATGCTGCCTATGAAGAACGCGGCGAGACAATGGAAACTACGAATGCTGGGTATTGCTGTTGCGGTACTGGGCATGATTGTGATTGCTACATATGTATTAACACCTGCTAATGCTGAGGAAAATGCATCCGCTACTCCGGCTGCTGCCAAACAGGTTCAGGCTAACAATACTGAGATGTTTACAGCCTTTGTGGACAATCTACAGCATGAGAACGGCAAGCTTTACCTTGTGGTTGATAAAATTGGCTGGTATCAAGGTGAAGAAGCAGATAAAGTGTTTGAACAACGCAATCCGGATTCAGGTCTAGACGGTGCTCCTGATGGGTATTATATCGTCAATGATAACGAGGAGCAGGAGAAGTTTGAAGTGAGTGCAGATGCTGAGGTGTTAATGCAACTGTATGATCGGGATGGAACGATTCAGGGTGCAGACATTCAATGGAATGAGCCAATAGAACTCAGTACATTTGAAACGCTGTATGACAAAAAAGATATTTTGGATCTATCCGTGTTCCCATATCATATAACGGTACAAGACGGCAAAGTGGTTAAAATTGTACAACAGTATATTCCTTAAACGTAAAGGACAAGATTGAAGCATTCCTTCCGTTCGACAAGAGCGGTTAGGAATGCTTTTTTAGTTGAAACCATCTCTTAGTATCTTCAGCTAATTCCATTTTGTTACAAAATCAATGATAAATACGTTATGAAATGGTTTCAGATATGACAAATATTCGAAGAAGATTGTAATTCATTGTAGGTACAGTTATCATTAGAAGAATGGTTTTTTTACATATTTTCAGGGGATGGTCATGCTTAAAGACATGATTGCGTTAACAAAACCCGGATTGCTGCGGTTGAATGTATTTGCGGTAGCCGTAGGCTTCTGGGTCGCTTCAAAGTGGGATATTTCTTGGTTATCCCTGTTCATGGTCGTGATTGGATCTACGTTGGTTATTGCCTCAGCTTGTGTAATTAATAACTATTGGGATCGGGAACTTGATCAGAAGATGGAACGGACGAAGAAGCGGATCGAATACATTAATCATCTGAAGCCGTCATTTGTGCTCTGGTACGGAATTGTACTTGGTGTCGCGGGGTTCATCGTGTTGTATGTTATGGTTAATCCGTTGTCGGCTTGGCTTGGCCTGGGTGGATGGTTTGCTTACATTGCGATCTACACCATCTGGTTGAAACGCAGCTCGACCTGGAGTACGTCCCTTGGAGGAATCGCGGGTGCAATGCCACCCGTCATTGGTTACTGCGCTGTTACGAATCAGATTGATGTAGGTGCATGGTTGCTGTTCGCTCTGTTATTTCTCTGGCAGCCGCCCCATTTCTGGTCACTT
It includes:
- a CDS encoding MFS transporter → MSIQWLVRSQSIVTLASGMIYPYYLLFLKNLGNSFSKYGLAFAVFTISSAAASQWLAPRLDQHAKQWLIVSSLGMAVAMIAFPWVLSYTWVLILQIMMGLCNAMQRMSERTLLADYTLPGQRGHAMGNYHFWTSAASGFAVILGGILIDWLTIDVLFYLSAALYVGGAWAVWRSVSSVETK
- a CDS encoding DUF3243 domain-containing protein, which produces MTENNHVIHKDGQVATEQVEGAINKIPSEQRDNILENFDAFKEYLGKRIAVGESIGLGEEQMAKIAEKVADYLAAKEEPRNREEKLLQELWNVGKEEERHMLAHMLVRLAQRAH
- a CDS encoding FAD-binding oxidoreductase; translation: MVKKGAILLLLAMLCIWSYWRTSGSDQDPYLITDYSRLHPVKVERIVSGEEEQQLVKLLQEAKKHNMTVSIAGQRHSQGGHTYYKDGIVIDMTSYNRILEIRPEAKKMTVQAGATWADVQRAINPYGLSVKSMQSQNIFTVGGSISVNAHGRELRNGTLMESVESFRLLTAEGEIREVSRTNDAELFSLALGGYGLFGVILDVTLTLTDDELYRLTTDQVLVKDYPAYFRKDILGDSSMRMHLSRISLIPGEGYFQDMYAINYALDSEGDLSDYNHLAVREQGVLPAKILFNLNREFPWAKDWFWQLQQRYFESQDGQRISRNNAMASPSAFMEYHQPGSNDLLQEYFIPMDEFPALCKRWGRLYLNRNWICSI
- the cyoE gene encoding heme o synthase — protein: MLKDMIALTKPGLLRLNVFAVAVGFWVASKWDISWLSLFMVVIGSTLVIASACVINNYWDRELDQKMERTKKRIEYINHLKPSFVLWYGIVLGVAGFIVLYVMVNPLSAWLGLGGWFAYIAIYTIWLKRSSTWSTSLGGIAGAMPPVIGYCAVTNQIDVGAWLLFALLFLWQPPHFWSLGIRRVEEYRAAGFPLLPVVKGVKRTKLQMIPYVLLLLPSVFLLYYYNYVGLVFLIVALGGGLLWLIHTLSGMTTKDTEKWAKINFLISVNYLMVVFIVMVANTTWS
- a CDS encoding AraC family transcriptional regulator: MPRMMHFTNPLEYSYRSTSLFNVGKSDGFHAHAQYEIYYFHDGECTYIIGDRVYVLAPGDLVLMHGMTLHRPHPIVGKRYERTTLHFDPSAVRSHLHPDRMDEVLQPFEELGNCRINLKGEVRAEFEQLLLQLHQLSLHTGSFVQERLNVRLCELLYVIAGICQGNLEEHRPSSDKERHVQHIIRYVDMHYMHDISLDDLANELHLSKPYMAGLFKETTGSTIFKYLYDRRINQAKVLFQFQPGISVTEAARLSGFKRLSHFSRIFKQSVGCGPDLYRTRLHQ
- a CDS encoding NAD(P)/FAD-dependent oxidoreductase → MQNYDCIIVGGGIAGLQAAIQLGRYSSHHVLVIDAGEGRSTLCRTYHNILGYPDGVSGEELRAKGRMQAERTGVDFQKGRVIEAQRKGERIQLTCDNGLTFEASTVLLATGLSDRIPDIQGLNPTLGKTVYVCPDCDGYEIQDRKTVLLGSGEAGANMALVLIERTNDLLYVNHEHKQISAELHRRMKEEGVRYLEATVQEVQQSEEGYITGILTEDGQMFESERGFIAFGGNRVHYELAEQLGAEIADNRHVRADPRTMQAAPNVWIAGDLGVHAEQATVAMGEGAIAAIWIHKELQRIAKETKVSQL
- a CDS encoding nitroreductase family protein; the encoded protein is MSTTFFDALKNRRSYYGISKESTISDAKIQEIVEEAVKYTPTSFNSQTSRAVVLLGEQHDKLWNHTEEILREVVGNEEAFKSTAEKMAGFRSGYGTVLFFEDNNVIAQLQQNFAAYADNFPIWANQSNGMLQLVIWTALEQEGLGASLQHYNPLIDEKVKQEWNIPENWRLIAQMPFGKPTATPGEKEFQPIEERVKVHK
- a CDS encoding S-layer homology domain-containing protein, encoding MINERKKRIYMRALKLVLSGVVLLGSMMSYNNNKAQAAGATQQFQDISNSYARIAIMNLVNKGIAAGTTDHTFEPKKAVTRAEFATFAVRVLGLKPVKNNLSPYQDTSSTAWYYGNISAMTNLNIMEGKGQGIFQPNANITREEAATLLVRMLKQQTGSTGLLPYTYADASLISGWAKPYVQVVYQLGLMRGSDGYFRPQDQVTREEAAVMLHAILQNKAWSEQLQTPDQLGIQLGWQYDSTTAEFKQQVQQSEVNTLVPRWFFLNSSMQVTDHTDSTLLTWARSTGREVWPLLGNRSNPTLTHQMLSSATNRANVISQVVAYVIKYDLHGINVDFENVQPADREGLTTFVTSLATSLHAIGAVISVDVSPNLGTDWTAAFDYARLGAVSDYMVLMGYEEHWNGDPIAGSVASLPWVEQGLDTMLADVTRSKVILALPLYTRDWSSQNTATSSWDITLGEQGMRAKAQGSVRQWNASLAQYVIGYSGSGIPRYIWAEDSRSLTAKVRMSTERKIAGLAYWYMGGETSDVWNAISNADRFESYVFSY